A window from Salvia miltiorrhiza cultivar Shanhuang (shh) chromosome 2, IMPLAD_Smil_shh, whole genome shotgun sequence encodes these proteins:
- the LOC131011178 gene encoding coatomer subunit beta'-2-like, protein MVKLGREVPVASMDNGGKIIWAKHNEIQTVNIKSVGADYEVADGERLPLAVKELGNCDLYQQSLKHNPNGRFVVVCGDGEYIIYTALAWRNRSFGSALEFVWSTEGEYAVRESTSKIKIFSKNFQVAFLFILFV, encoded by the exons ATGGTAAAGCTTGGCCGTGAGGTACCTGTTGCTAGTATGGACAATGGAGGGAAAATAATTTGGGCCAAGCATAATGAAATTCAGACTGTCAACATCAAGAGTGTTGGGGCAGATTATGAG GTTGCTGATGGAGAGAGATTACCTTTGGCAGTTAAGGAACTGGGAAATTGCGATCTTTATCAACAG AGCTTAAAGCATAATCCCAATGGTAGGTTTGTTGTTGTATGTGGAGATGGTGAATACATAATATACACAGCTTTGGCATGGAGAAACAGATCATTTGGCTCGGCATTGGAATTTGTTTGGTCAACCGAAGGAGAATATGCTGTTAGAGAAAGCACATCAAAGATTAAGATTTTCTCCAAAAATTTCCAGGTTGCTTTTCTTTTTATCCTTTTTGTATGA